In the genome of Longimicrobiaceae bacterium, one region contains:
- a CDS encoding sulfotransferase domain-containing protein — MKIPDFFIVGAAKAGTTSLFDYLTQHPAIFVPHMKEPHYFSDFEHRYAPKLANDEEYLRLFAACRDDQLAGDLSTSYLYSVNAPRRIRQLQPNARIMMVLRNPIERAYSFYWYNRNQFVEPLGFEEALEAEPERIAAGENFRFHYVESGRYCPQVERYLEVFGEEAVRIYLFEDLVRDATGLCRDILAFLGLSTDLELVTRDVFNRSGEFRSNALGHLLNARFPGKELIRRLAPGKARRLRANLTKLNIRRPPPMRPETREMLVERFRDDVERLSVLLQRDLSSWLALPQVAVARAEA, encoded by the coding sequence ATGAAGATTCCCGACTTTTTCATTGTGGGTGCAGCGAAAGCAGGGACGACGTCGCTGTTCGACTATCTGACACAGCATCCGGCGATCTTCGTCCCCCACATGAAGGAGCCGCATTACTTTTCGGATTTCGAGCACAGATACGCTCCGAAGCTGGCAAACGACGAAGAGTACCTTCGCCTTTTCGCCGCATGCCGCGACGACCAGCTGGCAGGGGACCTCTCCACATCCTACCTCTATTCGGTCAACGCGCCGCGACGCATTCGACAGTTGCAGCCGAATGCCAGGATCATGATGGTGCTGCGGAATCCCATCGAGCGGGCATATTCGTTCTACTGGTATAATCGCAACCAGTTCGTGGAGCCGCTCGGATTCGAGGAGGCGCTGGAGGCGGAGCCGGAGCGGATTGCGGCGGGGGAGAATTTTCGCTTCCACTACGTGGAGAGCGGCAGGTACTGTCCACAGGTCGAGAGATACCTCGAGGTGTTCGGAGAGGAGGCGGTGCGCATCTACCTCTTCGAGGACCTCGTGCGCGACGCGACCGGGCTGTGCAGGGACATTCTCGCCTTCCTGGGGCTGTCCACGGACCTCGAGCTGGTGACGCGTGACGTGTTCAATCGCAGCGGGGAGTTCCGCTCGAATGCGCTCGGCCACCTGCTGAACGCGCGTTTCCCTGGGAAGGAGCTCATTCGCCGGCTCGCTCCGGGAAAAGCGCGACGTTTGCGGGCGAACCTGACGAAGCTGAACATTCGACGTCCTCCGCCAATGCGACCGGAGACTCGAGAGATGCTCGTCGAGCGATTCCGCGACGACGTGGAGCGGCTCTCCGTGCTGCTGCAGCGCGATCTCAGCAGCTGGCTCGCACTTCCGCAGGTAGCGGTGGCGCGCGCCGAGGCCTGA
- a CDS encoding right-handed parallel beta-helix repeat-containing protein, producing MNRNLTRSALGVLARAVAGACTGDRLRPRWSRLGGRLSLVLPLLLISVTGCTDDPVAPQAESSLTPGEANEAVAPADLLSDIHAASGRRYIAVSYLSGGKRAYIDRTYTYQSVPDLVRGQVFIRTANGDQAVSGNGSFLTFQLKRQSLVYIAYNGKPPAWVTERGFKPTGERLVIAKEREKKTHDLYVRAYSAGKVTLGSNRAGSGSAEMYTVIIRPQELYTTAVSTGSGFSSIVEGIRPRGYGKVTYTLLQPKTGGRTYYVDPNGSDSNPGTYSAPFRTINKAAQVAKAGDVVNIRPGTYRESVRVRNGGTAGRPIVFQATGRGKVVLTGGSYNFTPAEYYGGVKNYGAIHVTLRGLVFRNYAPLVSDIKRRAAVAAIRGWKIEECLFDAAGYSGLDIRGDSVTVVRSTFLNHHTLAVTASAETWQRKLRRPRLIDVIIRGNHTRPDPLYGDGAMKVMKFYHTADAVVDNVESYENFGPGIWFDTNNTNYVVRNSYLHHNYGESGRGLFIEVSKSPGLVENNIFAGNSVSGVTVANSTGVTINHNLFVRNARSIHLVDEYRKEGYDLGNVRITRNAFKGWQRDSNIHPGGSRIKTRTPAQMNLMADYNTYDPGTVPEMSYWKQTGWLRSVSELRSKLGWEQNGRVGTVTPPM from the coding sequence ATGAATCGGAACCTGACTCGTAGTGCGCTCGGCGTCCTCGCTCGGGCCGTCGCTGGCGCCTGCACCGGCGACCGGTTGCGTCCGCGTTGGAGCCGCCTCGGCGGGAGGCTCTCGCTGGTGCTCCCGCTCCTGCTGATCTCTGTGACCGGTTGCACGGACGATCCGGTCGCGCCTCAAGCCGAATCGAGCTTGACACCCGGCGAGGCGAACGAGGCCGTGGCCCCGGCCGACCTGCTGAGCGACATCCATGCTGCCTCGGGGCGTCGGTATATAGCGGTAAGCTATCTCAGTGGGGGGAAGCGCGCGTATATCGATCGCACCTATACCTATCAAAGTGTGCCTGACCTCGTACGAGGGCAGGTTTTCATCCGCACCGCCAACGGGGACCAGGCGGTCTCCGGAAACGGCAGCTTTCTGACCTTCCAGCTGAAGCGACAGTCGCTCGTCTACATTGCCTACAATGGCAAGCCGCCGGCGTGGGTGACGGAACGCGGCTTCAAGCCTACGGGCGAGCGACTGGTGATTGCCAAAGAGCGGGAGAAGAAAACGCACGACCTGTACGTGCGGGCCTACTCCGCCGGGAAGGTCACCCTCGGCAGTAACCGCGCGGGGAGCGGGTCTGCCGAGATGTACACGGTGATCATCCGTCCTCAGGAACTGTACACCACCGCAGTCTCGACGGGGAGCGGCTTTTCCTCGATCGTCGAGGGGATTCGCCCGCGAGGATACGGCAAGGTCACGTACACACTGCTCCAGCCCAAGACGGGTGGCAGGACGTATTACGTAGACCCCAACGGCAGCGACAGCAATCCAGGGACGTATTCCGCCCCCTTCCGCACCATCAACAAGGCTGCGCAGGTCGCAAAGGCGGGCGACGTGGTGAATATCCGCCCCGGGACATACCGGGAGTCGGTTCGCGTGCGCAATGGCGGCACCGCCGGCCGCCCCATCGTATTCCAGGCGACCGGTCGAGGGAAGGTGGTGCTCACCGGAGGCTCATACAATTTCACGCCGGCCGAGTATTACGGCGGGGTGAAGAACTACGGTGCCATTCACGTCACCCTCCGCGGCCTGGTCTTCCGCAACTACGCGCCCTTGGTCTCCGACATAAAGCGCCGGGCGGCCGTAGCCGCGATCCGGGGTTGGAAGATCGAGGAGTGCCTCTTCGACGCCGCGGGCTACTCCGGACTGGACATTCGAGGGGATTCGGTGACGGTGGTCCGCAGCACCTTCCTGAATCACCATACGCTCGCGGTTACGGCCTCGGCGGAGACCTGGCAGCGGAAGCTGAGGCGACCGCGGCTCATCGACGTGATCATCCGCGGCAATCACACCCGCCCGGACCCTCTCTACGGAGACGGTGCCATGAAGGTGATGAAGTTCTACCACACGGCGGATGCGGTGGTCGACAACGTGGAGAGCTACGAGAACTTCGGGCCGGGGATCTGGTTCGACACGAACAATACGAATTACGTGGTGCGAAACAGCTACCTCCACCACAACTACGGGGAGAGCGGCCGCGGGCTGTTCATCGAAGTGAGCAAGTCTCCGGGTCTCGTGGAGAACAACATCTTCGCGGGCAACTCGGTCTCCGGGGTCACCGTGGCGAACAGCACCGGAGTGACCATCAATCACAACCTGTTCGTGCGCAACGCCCGCTCGATTCACCTGGTTGACGAATATCGGAAGGAGGGGTACGACCTCGGCAACGTTCGCATCACGCGAAACGCCTTCAAGGGTTGGCAGCGAGACTCGAACATCCACCCCGGTGGAAGTAGGATAAAAACCCGTACCCCCGCACAGATGAACCTGATGGCGGACTATAACACCTACGATCCCGGAACCGTGCCCGAGATGTCGTACTGGAAGCAGACCGGGTGGCTCCGCAGCGTCAGCGAGCTGCGCTCCAAGCTGGGGTGGGAGCAGAATGGGCGAGTAGGGACGGTGACCCCGCCGATGTAA
- a CDS encoding glycosyltransferase translates to MRVLIVHNFYQQPGGEDQVFAAETDLLRERGHTVSHFTVHNDAIVGLSSATLARKTLWNGEAADQLRALCRSQRPQVVHFHNTFPLVSPAAYYAARSEGAAVVHTLHNFRLLCPGTTFYREGKVCEACLGKAVPWPAVRHACYRGSITASLGVVAHNTVHRAIGTWNRAVDMYIAPTEFLRDKFVQGGLPAERIAVKPHFLVVDPGVGQHRGDFALYVGRLVEEKGVRTLLEAWSTGSPGVPLKVVGDGPLASLFGAEIPGVEWLGRRSREEVTRLMQEARFLVFPSEWYEAFGLTILEAFATGAPVIAARLGAAAELVRDRETGLHFDAGRPTDLLAAVAWARDHAAEMEEMGRRARQEYLNRYTAETNYHRLMAVYDAALKRRPAGATVPERAPAAQAG, encoded by the coding sequence ATGCGTGTACTGATCGTTCACAACTTCTACCAGCAGCCCGGCGGCGAGGACCAGGTCTTCGCGGCAGAGACCGATCTGCTCCGCGAGCGGGGCCATACGGTGTCGCACTTCACCGTCCACAACGACGCCATCGTCGGCCTGAGCTCCGCCACGCTTGCGCGGAAAACCCTGTGGAATGGCGAGGCCGCCGACCAGCTGCGCGCCCTCTGCCGGTCGCAACGCCCACAGGTCGTCCATTTCCACAACACTTTCCCGCTCGTCTCCCCGGCCGCCTACTACGCCGCTCGGTCCGAGGGGGCTGCCGTCGTACACACCCTGCACAATTTCCGGCTGCTCTGCCCGGGAACCACCTTCTACCGTGAGGGGAAGGTGTGTGAAGCGTGCCTGGGGAAGGCGGTTCCATGGCCGGCGGTGAGGCACGCCTGCTACCGCGGGAGCATCACCGCGTCGCTGGGCGTGGTAGCGCACAACACCGTCCACCGCGCGATCGGCACCTGGAACCGCGCGGTGGACATGTACATCGCCCCCACCGAGTTCCTGCGAGACAAATTCGTGCAGGGGGGACTGCCGGCGGAGCGGATCGCGGTCAAGCCACACTTCCTCGTGGTCGACCCGGGCGTGGGGCAGCACCGGGGCGACTTCGCGCTGTACGTCGGCCGACTGGTCGAGGAAAAGGGGGTGCGTACGCTGCTGGAGGCATGGTCTACGGGGAGCCCGGGCGTGCCTCTCAAGGTCGTTGGGGATGGACCGCTCGCTTCGCTCTTCGGCGCCGAAATCCCGGGCGTAGAATGGCTGGGGCGTCGGTCGCGCGAGGAAGTCACGCGGCTGATGCAGGAAGCCCGCTTCCTGGTCTTCCCCTCGGAGTGGTACGAGGCATTCGGGCTCACGATCCTGGAGGCGTTCGCCACGGGGGCACCGGTGATCGCCGCCCGGCTAGGGGCAGCAGCCGAGCTGGTGCGAGATCGGGAGACCGGCCTGCACTTCGATGCCGGTAGGCCGACGGACCTGCTGGCCGCGGTGGCGTGGGCGCGTGACCATGCTGCAGAGATGGAGGAGATGGGAAGGCGAGCCCGCCAGGAGTACCTGAACCGGTATACGGCGGAGACGAACTACCACAGGTTGATGGCGGTCTATGATGCGGCGCTCAAACGGCGACCTGCCGGGGCGACCGTTCCGGAGCGTGCGCCCGCCGCCCAGGCCGGCTGA